In one Sphingomonas hankookensis genomic region, the following are encoded:
- a CDS encoding helix-turn-helix transcriptional regulator has protein sequence MDVADIVERFRRAAFGLEDWQDALAGFAGATDARVVHLIGMDRSGAVAFDLIRGVTPDMVDTFVREGGLSRHTNPRTGVAIDGPMLRTVFDDALLSRHERDALPIYRNLFDRADAGFAALTRLRVPGCDAILSLLRPRSFLDSADREAHIIDAAAPALSDIMAQAVALGAGLDRTVRETAELLEQRVLLLDGDRRMVQMSPGCEAWLAPAGPLTMRGGRIHARDAATDRALSLAIAQALDPLQALRPGRRVVLRMPGSDGHDEGERLILTVRAAPRRPSGPLARARVMLSAKTAAAPSAELFADLFGLTPAEAQVAVLLAVGHDSAAIARLRGCSVATVRTQVMALLNKTGTHRQGELVARLRGAC, from the coding sequence GTGGACGTCGCCGACATCGTCGAACGGTTCCGCAGGGCGGCGTTCGGCCTGGAGGACTGGCAGGACGCGCTGGCCGGTTTTGCCGGGGCGACCGACGCGCGCGTGGTCCACCTGATCGGCATGGATCGATCGGGGGCCGTCGCGTTCGACCTGATCCGGGGGGTGACGCCCGACATGGTCGACACCTTCGTGCGCGAAGGCGGGTTGAGCCGCCACACCAATCCGCGCACCGGGGTGGCGATCGATGGTCCGATGCTGAGGACGGTGTTCGACGATGCGCTGTTGAGCCGGCACGAACGCGACGCCCTGCCGATCTATCGCAACCTGTTCGACCGCGCCGATGCGGGCTTTGCCGCGCTGACCCGCCTGCGCGTGCCGGGGTGCGATGCGATCCTGTCCTTGCTGCGGCCACGATCGTTCCTCGATTCGGCGGACCGCGAGGCGCACATCATCGATGCGGCCGCGCCGGCCCTGTCCGACATCATGGCCCAGGCGGTGGCGCTGGGGGCCGGGCTCGACCGCACGGTTCGCGAAACCGCCGAGCTGCTGGAGCAGCGCGTGCTCCTCCTCGATGGCGACCGACGCATGGTGCAGATGTCGCCGGGGTGCGAGGCGTGGCTGGCGCCGGCCGGGCCGTTGACCATGCGCGGCGGCCGGATCCATGCCCGCGATGCGGCGACCGATCGGGCGCTGTCGCTCGCCATCGCGCAGGCGCTCGATCCGCTACAGGCGCTCCGCCCCGGACGGCGGGTCGTGCTGCGCATGCCGGGCAGCGACGGCCATGACGAGGGCGAGCGGTTGATCCTGACGGTCCGTGCGGCACCGCGACGCCCCTCGGGACCGCTTGCCCGCGCCCGAGTGATGCTGTCCGCGAAGACCGCCGCGGCGCCCTCGGCGGAGTTGTTCGCCGACCTGTTCGGCCTGACTCCGGCCGAGGCGCAGGTCGCGGTCCTGCTGGCGGTGGGGCATGACAGTGCCGCCATCGCCCGGTTGCGCGGATGCAGTGTCGCCACCGTCCGCACGCAGGTCATGGCGCTGCTGAACAAGACCGGCACCCATCGGCAGGGTGAGCTTGTCGCGAGGCTGCGCGGGGCCTGCTGA
- a CDS encoding energy transducer TonB → MAPCRQGQCGAMRGNAMKAIMLAAILAGQGGAADVPPLKPASAWSVNYAEDMCVLSRDYGDAGNRVSVLFRPTPFNDRVQTVLVGDRKQLGYSPRVKVQIDGRAGKGVFDGDGQRTSLPKGRNMGITFDLPRDTVTDFAGTEPVGFALSGGKPFRVNLSLSRAALTALRKCETDLMQSWGFDVGAVDTAPVLPARAQRDPSMWLSNSDFPRQLLGANANVTVAWIITKEGGIRNCRVVRSSGNATFDAIPCEALARRARYTPARDANGHPVETLSSRVIRFKS, encoded by the coding sequence ATGGCACCGTGCAGGCAGGGGCAATGCGGGGCAATGCGGGGCAATGCGATGAAGGCGATCATGCTGGCGGCGATACTGGCGGGGCAGGGCGGTGCGGCGGATGTGCCGCCGCTCAAGCCGGCATCGGCATGGAGCGTCAACTATGCCGAGGATATGTGTGTCCTCAGTCGCGATTATGGCGATGCGGGCAACCGCGTCAGCGTGTTGTTCCGGCCTACGCCGTTCAACGACCGTGTACAGACGGTGCTGGTCGGTGATCGAAAACAGTTGGGATATTCGCCGCGGGTCAAGGTTCAGATCGATGGTCGCGCGGGGAAGGGCGTGTTCGATGGTGACGGACAGCGTACGTCCTTGCCGAAGGGGCGAAACATGGGGATCACCTTCGATCTGCCGCGCGATACCGTCACCGACTTTGCAGGAACGGAGCCGGTGGGCTTCGCCTTATCAGGTGGGAAGCCGTTTCGCGTGAACCTTTCGCTGTCGCGTGCCGCATTGACCGCGCTACGCAAGTGCGAAACCGATCTGATGCAGAGTTGGGGTTTCGACGTCGGCGCGGTCGATACTGCGCCGGTGCTGCCGGCACGGGCCCAGCGCGATCCGTCGATGTGGCTGTCAAACAGCGATTTTCCGCGTCAGCTGCTGGGCGCGAACGCGAACGTTACCGTCGCCTGGATCATCACGAAGGAGGGGGGCATTCGCAATTGTCGTGTCGTCCGCTCGTCCGGCAATGCAACGTTCGATGCGATCCCGTGCGAAGCGCTGGCGCGACGCGCGCGCTACACGCCGGCACGCGACGCGAACGGGCATCCGGTCGAAACGCTGTCGTCGCGCGTCATCCGTTTCAAGTCCTGA
- a CDS encoding cold-shock protein codes for MANLGTVKFFNIDKGYGFIAPDNGGTDAFVHISAVERAGMVTLNQNQRVGYELEEDRRGRVSAVNLTAAD; via the coding sequence ATGGCCAATCTCGGCACCGTAAAATTCTTCAACATCGACAAGGGCTATGGCTTCATCGCCCCCGACAATGGCGGCACCGACGCCTTCGTCCATATTTCGGCGGTCGAGCGCGCCGGCATGGTCACGCTGAACCAGAACCAGCGCGTGGGCTATGAGCTGGAAGAAGACCGGCGCGGCCGGGTGAGCGCGGTCAACCTGACCGCCGCAGACTGA
- a CDS encoding GCN5-related N-acetyltransferase, which translates to MTGREVLEARWLDLTRRELPAVARERGWPVVADHCFQRILLDNAFGGQWYDHVAGRPAYAHADPAALAQAVALGEQALTGDADLPDLNRRSLEWRGKAPSKPGRGTPISRPSQSKRTKIERTA; encoded by the coding sequence ATGACCGGGCGTGAGGTGCTGGAGGCGCGCTGGCTCGACCTGACCCGGCGCGAGCTGCCGGCGGTGGCGCGGGAGCGCGGATGGCCGGTGGTGGCCGACCATTGTTTCCAGCGCATCCTGCTCGACAATGCATTCGGCGGGCAATGGTATGATCATGTCGCCGGACGTCCGGCTTATGCCCATGCCGATCCGGCCGCCCTCGCGCAGGCGGTGGCGTTGGGAGAACAGGCGCTGACGGGCGATGCCGATCTGCCCGACCTCAACCGACGCTCGCTGGAATGGCGCGGCAAGGCCCCCTCGAAACCGGGACGAGGCACCCCCATCTCTCGCCCTAGCCAATCCAAAAGAACGAAGATAGAACGGACCGCATGA
- the dnaK gene encoding molecular chaperone DnaK, translating to MAKVIGIDLGTTNSCVAVMEGGSPKVIENAEGARTTPSIVAFAKDGERLIGQPAKRQAVTNGDNTIFAVKRLIGRRFDDPVTKKDTELVPYTIARGPNGDAWVKAGGEEYSPSQISAFILQKMKETAESYLGETVTQAVITVPAYFNDAQRQATKDAGKIAGLEVLRIINEPTAAALAYGLDKDNNKTIAVYDLGGGTFDISVLEIGDGVFEVKATNGDTFLGGEDFDAKIVQFLADEFKKVEGIDLTKDKLALQRLKEAAEKAKIELSSAQTTEVNLPFITADATGPKHLVKSITRADLERLVEDLVKRTLEPCKKALADAGVQASAIDEVVLVGGMTRMPRVREVVKQFFGKEPHTGVNPDEVVAIGAAIQAGVLQGDVKDVLLLDVTPLSLGIETLGGIMTRMIDRNTTIPTKKSQVYSTADDNQGAVTIRVFQGEREMAADNKMLGQFDLVGIPPAPRGVPQIEVTFDIDANGIVNVSAKDKGTGKEQQIRIQASGGLSDSDIDQMVRDAEQFAEEDKKRRAGAEAKNNAESLIHTTERQLADNGDKVDASLKSEIEAAVAETKAAVESGDADRMTEKSQALAQVAMKLGQAIYEKQQQAEAAPAADAQPENKADDVVDAEFSEVDDSHKA from the coding sequence ATGGCTAAAGTTATCGGTATCGATCTGGGCACGACCAACAGCTGCGTCGCGGTGATGGAGGGCGGCAGCCCCAAGGTCATCGAAAATGCGGAAGGCGCGCGGACCACGCCGTCGATCGTGGCGTTCGCCAAGGATGGCGAGCGCCTGATCGGCCAGCCGGCCAAGCGTCAGGCCGTCACCAACGGCGACAACACGATCTTCGCGGTGAAGCGCCTGATCGGACGCCGCTTCGACGATCCGGTCACCAAGAAGGATACCGAACTGGTTCCCTACACCATTGCGCGCGGCCCGAACGGCGATGCGTGGGTAAAGGCGGGCGGCGAGGAATATTCGCCGTCGCAGATCAGCGCGTTCATCCTCCAGAAGATGAAGGAAACCGCCGAATCGTATCTCGGCGAGACGGTAACCCAGGCGGTCATCACCGTCCCCGCCTACTTCAACGATGCCCAGCGTCAGGCGACCAAGGACGCCGGCAAGATCGCTGGTCTCGAAGTCCTGCGCATCATCAACGAACCGACGGCGGCGGCGCTCGCCTATGGCCTCGACAAGGACAACAACAAGACCATTGCGGTCTATGACCTTGGCGGCGGCACGTTCGACATCTCGGTCCTCGAGATCGGCGACGGCGTGTTCGAGGTGAAGGCGACCAACGGCGACACCTTCCTGGGCGGCGAAGACTTCGACGCGAAGATCGTGCAGTTCCTGGCGGACGAGTTCAAGAAGGTCGAAGGCATCGACCTCACCAAGGACAAGCTGGCGCTCCAGCGGCTGAAGGAAGCCGCCGAGAAGGCGAAGATCGAACTGTCCTCGGCGCAGACCACCGAAGTCAACCTGCCGTTTATCACGGCGGACGCTACGGGCCCGAAGCACCTCGTCAAGTCGATCACCCGTGCGGACCTCGAACGGCTGGTCGAAGACCTCGTCAAGCGCACGCTCGAGCCGTGCAAGAAGGCGCTAGCCGATGCCGGTGTGCAGGCGAGCGCGATCGACGAGGTCGTGCTGGTCGGCGGCATGACCCGCATGCCGCGCGTCCGCGAGGTCGTGAAGCAGTTCTTCGGCAAGGAGCCGCACACCGGCGTGAACCCCGACGAAGTCGTGGCGATCGGTGCCGCGATCCAGGCCGGCGTGCTGCAGGGCGACGTGAAGGACGTGCTGCTGCTCGACGTGACCCCGCTGTCGCTGGGCATCGAGACGCTGGGCGGCATCATGACCCGCATGATTGACCGCAACACCACCATCCCGACCAAGAAGTCGCAGGTCTATTCGACCGCCGACGACAATCAGGGTGCGGTGACGATCCGCGTGTTCCAGGGCGAGCGCGAAATGGCCGCCGACAACAAGATGCTGGGCCAGTTCGACCTGGTCGGCATCCCGCCCGCGCCGCGCGGCGTGCCGCAGATCGAGGTGACGTTCGACATCGACGCCAACGGCATCGTCAACGTCAGCGCCAAGGACAAGGGCACTGGCAAGGAACAGCAGATTCGCATCCAGGCGTCGGGCGGCCTGTCGGACAGCGACATCGACCAGATGGTCCGTGACGCCGAACAGTTCGCCGAAGAGGACAAGAAACGTCGTGCCGGCGCCGAGGCGAAGAACAACGCCGAATCGCTGATCCACACGACCGAGCGTCAGCTGGCCGACAATGGCGACAAGGTCGATGCGTCGCTGAAGTCGGAGATCGAAGCTGCGGTCGCCGAGACCAAGGCGGCGGTCGAGAGCGGCGATGCCGATCGCATGACCGAAAAGAGCCAGGCGCTGGCGCAGGTCGCGATGAAGCTCGGCCAGGCGATCTACGAAAAGCAGCAGCAGGCCGAAGCCGCCCCGGCGGCCGATGCCCAGCCGGAGAACAAGGCCGACGACGTGGTCGATGCCGAATTCTCGGAAGTCGACGACAGCCACAAGGCGTGA
- the uvrA gene encoding excinuclease ABC subunit UvrA — MSLTHISVRGAREHNLKGVDIDIPRDTLTVITGLSGSGKSSLAFDTIYAEGQRRYVESLSAYARQFLELMQKPNVEHIEGLSPAISIEQKTTSRNPRSTVATVTEIYDYMRLLWARVGVPYSPATGLPISAQTVSQMVDRVLALPEGTRLLLLAPVVRGRKGEYRKELAEWQKAGFQRVRVNGEVHLIEDAPALDKKFKHDIEIVVDRLVVNADAATRLAESFETALKLADGLAYVDLVDTTVAQAQSGNPPLDSEQGDRATEAAPQTGKLKGAGIPDNRIVFSEKFACPVSGFTISEIEPRLFSFNAPQGACPACDGLGERLEFDEDLIVPNHELSIKKGAVVPWAKSNPPSPYYMQVLGSLAKAYGFSLDAAWKDLPEEAQRVILHGTAGKPVTLTFIDGKKSYDVKKPFEGVLGNLNRRMLSTESAWMREELAKYQASQPCETCHGARLKPEALAVKVAMQDIAHATRLSVVDALAFFQSLPEHFNDQQKAIAQSILKEIVERLGFLNNVGLDYLNLDRTSGTLSGGESQRIRLASQIGSGLSGVLYVLDEPSIGLHQRDNDMLLATLRRLRDLGNTVLVVEHDEDAIRTADYVIDMGPGAGVHGGEIVAKGTLKQILKSKGSITADYLNGTRSVPLPDKRRKGNGKKLTVHNATANNLTGVTASLPLGTFTCITGVSGSGKSSFTIDTLYAAAARTLNGARIVQGKHDKITGLQHLDKVIDIDQSPIGRTPRSNPATYTGAFTQIRDWFAGLPEAQARGYKPGRFSFNVKGGRCEACQGDGVLKIEMHFLPDVYVTCDVCHGARYNRETLEVKFKGMSIADVLDMTVEDAVEFFKAVPPIRDKMAMLAEVGLGYVKVGQQATTLSGGEAQRVKLAKELARRATGNTLYILDEPTTGLHFEDVRKLLEVLHQLVEQGNTVVVIEHNLDVIKTADWILDMGPEGGVKGGRVVAEGTPETVAAVEGSFTGRYLKPLLTPRAQAAE; from the coding sequence ATGAGCCTGACCCATATCTCCGTCCGCGGTGCGCGGGAGCATAACCTCAAGGGCGTCGATATCGACATCCCGCGCGATACGCTGACGGTCATCACCGGCCTGTCGGGTTCGGGCAAGTCGTCCCTCGCCTTCGACACCATCTATGCCGAAGGGCAGCGGCGCTATGTCGAATCGCTGTCGGCCTATGCGCGGCAGTTCCTCGAACTGATGCAGAAGCCCAATGTCGAGCATATCGAAGGGCTGTCGCCGGCGATCTCGATCGAGCAGAAGACGACCAGCCGCAACCCGCGATCGACGGTCGCGACGGTCACCGAAATCTACGACTATATGCGCCTGCTGTGGGCGCGGGTCGGCGTGCCCTATTCCCCCGCCACCGGCCTGCCGATCAGCGCGCAGACCGTCAGCCAGATGGTCGACCGGGTGCTGGCGCTGCCCGAAGGTACGCGGCTGCTGCTGCTCGCGCCGGTCGTGCGCGGGCGCAAGGGCGAGTATCGCAAGGAACTGGCCGAATGGCAGAAGGCCGGGTTCCAGCGCGTGCGGGTGAACGGCGAAGTCCATCTGATCGAGGACGCGCCGGCGCTCGACAAGAAGTTCAAGCACGACATCGAGATCGTCGTCGACCGGCTGGTGGTGAACGCCGATGCCGCGACGCGTCTGGCCGAGAGTTTCGAGACCGCGCTGAAGCTCGCCGATGGCCTCGCCTATGTCGACCTGGTCGATACGACGGTGGCGCAGGCGCAGTCGGGCAATCCGCCGCTGGACAGCGAACAGGGCGACCGCGCGACCGAGGCAGCGCCGCAGACCGGCAAGCTGAAGGGCGCCGGCATCCCCGACAACCGCATCGTGTTCTCCGAAAAATTCGCCTGCCCGGTCAGCGGATTTACGATCAGCGAGATCGAACCGCGCCTCTTCAGCTTCAACGCGCCGCAGGGTGCTTGCCCGGCGTGCGATGGTCTTGGCGAACGGCTGGAGTTCGACGAGGACCTGATCGTCCCCAACCACGAACTGTCGATCAAGAAAGGCGCGGTGGTGCCGTGGGCGAAGTCCAACCCGCCCTCCCCCTATTACATGCAGGTGCTCGGATCGCTGGCGAAGGCCTATGGCTTCTCGCTCGACGCGGCATGGAAGGACCTGCCCGAGGAAGCGCAGCGCGTGATCCTGCACGGCACCGCCGGCAAGCCGGTGACGCTGACCTTCATCGACGGCAAGAAGTCGTATGACGTCAAGAAGCCGTTCGAGGGCGTGCTGGGCAATCTCAACCGGCGGATGCTGTCGACCGAAAGCGCGTGGATGCGCGAGGAGCTGGCGAAGTACCAGGCGTCGCAGCCCTGCGAGACCTGTCATGGCGCGCGGTTGAAGCCCGAGGCGCTGGCGGTCAAGGTCGCGATGCAGGACATCGCGCACGCGACGCGGCTGTCGGTGGTCGATGCCCTCGCCTTCTTCCAGTCGCTGCCCGAGCATTTCAACGACCAGCAAAAGGCGATCGCCCAGTCGATCCTGAAGGAGATCGTCGAGCGGCTCGGCTTCCTCAACAATGTGGGGTTGGATTATCTGAACCTCGACCGGACCAGTGGCACGCTGTCGGGTGGTGAGAGCCAGCGCATCCGCCTTGCTTCGCAGATTGGCAGCGGGCTGTCGGGGGTGCTGTACGTCCTCGACGAACCGTCGATCGGGCTGCACCAGCGCGACAACGACATGCTGCTGGCGACCCTCAGGCGTCTGCGCGATCTCGGCAACACGGTGCTGGTGGTCGAGCATGACGAGGATGCGATCCGCACCGCCGATTACGTCATCGACATGGGGCCGGGCGCCGGCGTCCATGGCGGCGAGATCGTCGCCAAGGGAACGCTGAAGCAGATCCTGAAGTCGAAGGGATCGATCACCGCCGACTATCTGAACGGCACGCGATCGGTGCCGCTGCCGGACAAGCGGCGCAAGGGCAATGGCAAGAAGCTGACGGTGCACAATGCCACCGCCAACAACCTGACCGGGGTCACCGCGTCGCTGCCGCTCGGCACCTTCACCTGCATCACCGGCGTGTCGGGCTCGGGCAAGTCGAGCTTCACGATTGACACACTTTACGCCGCCGCCGCCCGCACCCTGAACGGCGCCCGGATCGTGCAGGGCAAGCATGACAAGATCACCGGGCTGCAGCATCTCGACAAGGTGATCGACATCGACCAGTCGCCTATCGGCCGTACGCCGCGATCGAACCCGGCGACGTATACGGGCGCGTTCACCCAGATTCGCGACTGGTTCGCCGGTCTGCCCGAAGCGCAGGCGCGCGGCTACAAGCCCGGGCGGTTCAGCTTCAACGTGAAGGGCGGCCGGTGCGAGGCATGCCAGGGCGATGGCGTGCTGAAGATCGAGATGCACTTCCTGCCCGACGTCTATGTGACGTGCGACGTGTGCCACGGCGCGCGCTATAATCGCGAGACGCTGGAGGTGAAGTTCAAGGGGATGAGCATCGCCGATGTGCTTGACATGACGGTCGAGGACGCGGTCGAGTTCTTCAAGGCGGTGCCGCCGATCCGCGACAAGATGGCGATGCTTGCCGAAGTTGGTCTCGGTTACGTCAAGGTCGGGCAGCAGGCGACCACCCTGTCGGGAGGCGAGGCGCAGCGGGTGAAGCTGGCCAAGGAACTGGCGCGGCGCGCGACCGGCAACACGCTGTATATCCTCGACGAACCGACCACCGGCCTGCATTTCGAGGACGTGCGCAAGTTGCTGGAGGTGCTCCACCAACTGGTCGAACAGGGCAATACCGTGGTGGTGATCGAACACAATCTCGACGTCATCAAAACCGCCGACTGGATCCTCGACATGGGCCCGGAAGGCGGCGTCAAGGGCGGCCGCGTAGTGGCGGAAGGCACGCCGGAGACCGTCGCAGCGGTTGAGGGAAGCTTCACCGGGCGATATCTCAAGCCGCTGCTGACACCCAGGGCACAGGCGGCCGAGTGA
- a CDS encoding DUF1206 domain-containing protein: MSTRKGATLLARLGFAARGIVYCIVGWFAIDAALRGGKAGDNQGAIASLADEPFGEWLLAAMAAGLAGYALWRLTEALFDPEAQDNDAKGAFRRAGHAVSGIAHVVLAWTAARLSLHSARATGRVGGEESAHDWTAWMLDQPGGRLLVALVAIGLLAAAVQQAKKAWTGEFARTLSGGTPVPDYVCTMGRIGYGARAAVFAAIAFLFVAAAWAADADEAGGMASGMALMQRQAGGQLLLSAIGIGFIAFGAFSFVEARWRRLQVRLPA, encoded by the coding sequence ATGTCGACGCGCAAAGGCGCCACCCTGCTCGCCCGCCTCGGATTCGCGGCGCGCGGTATCGTCTATTGCATCGTCGGCTGGTTCGCGATCGACGCCGCGCTGCGCGGCGGCAAGGCCGGCGACAATCAGGGTGCCATCGCCAGCCTGGCCGACGAACCGTTTGGCGAATGGCTGCTGGCGGCGATGGCGGCGGGGCTGGCCGGCTATGCGCTGTGGCGGCTGACCGAGGCGCTGTTCGATCCCGAAGCGCAGGACAATGACGCCAAGGGCGCATTCCGTCGCGCCGGCCATGCGGTCAGCGGGATCGCCCATGTCGTGCTGGCATGGACCGCCGCGCGCCTCTCCCTGCACAGCGCGCGGGCGACCGGCCGTGTCGGCGGCGAGGAGAGCGCCCATGACTGGACGGCATGGATGCTCGATCAGCCGGGCGGACGGTTGCTGGTGGCACTGGTCGCCATCGGCCTGCTGGCGGCGGCGGTCCAGCAGGCGAAAAAGGCATGGACCGGCGAGTTCGCCCGCACCCTGTCGGGTGGAACGCCGGTGCCCGACTATGTCTGTACCATGGGTCGCATCGGCTATGGCGCGCGGGCAGCGGTGTTCGCGGCGATCGCGTTCCTGTTCGTCGCCGCGGCATGGGCGGCGGATGCCGACGAAGCCGGCGGCATGGCGAGCGGCATGGCACTCATGCAGCGGCAGGCGGGCGGACAGTTGTTGCTCAGCGCGATCGGCATCGGCTTCATCGCGTTCGGGGCGTTCAGCTTCGTCGAGGCGCGCTGGCGCCGGTTGCAGGTGCGGTTGCCGGCATGA
- a CDS encoding vgr related protein translates to MRRPLTPAETELARTMFGDTIDYQQARVANAKWAFFQPRQVAMAPTGCIHFHPRGTLYRDDFAAAGRDLAALFLHEMMHIHQTQHRGRYWLPLMRHPFCTYRYTVVPGKPFEAYGIEQQAEIVRHAFLLRQGVAMKDKPPLEVYEALLPFGRG, encoded by the coding sequence ATGCGCCGTCCGCTGACCCCCGCCGAGACCGAGCTAGCCCGCACGATGTTCGGCGACACGATCGATTATCAGCAGGCGCGAGTGGCGAATGCGAAATGGGCGTTCTTTCAGCCCAGACAGGTCGCGATGGCGCCGACCGGCTGCATCCATTTCCACCCACGGGGCACGTTGTACCGCGACGACTTCGCCGCTGCCGGGCGCGATCTGGCCGCGCTGTTCCTGCACGAGATGATGCACATCCACCAGACGCAACATCGCGGGCGCTACTGGCTGCCTCTCATGCGACATCCCTTCTGCACCTATCGCTACACCGTCGTGCCGGGAAAACCGTTCGAAGCGTATGGCATCGAACAGCAGGCGGAAATCGTCCGCCACGCCTTTCTGTTGCGACAGGGCGTGGCAATGAAGGACAAGCCGCCACTGGAAGTGTACGAAGCGCTGCTACCGTTCGGGCGGGGGTAA
- a CDS encoding copper chaperone PCu(A)C, which produces MKTRWIALAAAAGALTGCQNPPRVEDAWVRLPAVPGRPAAAYAIVSRGSTADRVTGVTTPAAGRSELHESMTGHGGMASMRPLQSLSFGGDHRILLRPGGTHVMLFDLKGDLRPGGTIPLTFRFERWEDVTVDAKLVGAGDPAP; this is translated from the coding sequence ATGAAGACACGGTGGATCGCGCTGGCAGCAGCGGCAGGCGCGCTGACGGGATGCCAGAACCCGCCGCGGGTCGAGGATGCGTGGGTCCGCCTGCCCGCCGTGCCCGGACGCCCCGCCGCCGCCTATGCGATCGTGTCGCGCGGATCGACGGCCGACCGTGTGACGGGCGTCACGACTCCGGCGGCGGGTCGCAGCGAGCTGCACGAGAGCATGACGGGCCATGGCGGCATGGCATCGATGCGGCCGTTGCAAAGCCTGTCGTTCGGCGGCGACCACCGCATCCTGCTGCGACCGGGCGGAACGCATGTCATGCTGTTCGACCTGAAGGGCGACCTGCGCCCCGGCGGCACGATACCCCTGACCTTCCGCTTCGAACGGTGGGAGGACGTCACCGTCGACGCAAAGCTGGTCGGCGCGGGCGATCCGGCACCCTGA